atggtttttatttcatatagctttgttatgattaagctatggtattaagaagtcacaccaaaattaaccacgcttccgcaaagccagggtgtgacagcttggtatcagagctctgatcatagcgaactaggattccttctcgagtctagactatgatcactagggctctcatgaaaacattactgcataccacttaagtccagatctaaaacgtttttataaacaaatgttgagcacattttctttattaattataggctcagtctgggaggctgaggctcggtctgggaggccgaggctcggtctaagagatcgaggtagttgtctagtgggactaggaagagcagtctgagaggctgggagaaattggctagtgggactaggaagagcagtctgagagactgggagaatttggctagtagGACTAGGAAAGtcaggctgggaggctagtgggactaggagaattatttgattgcttaattggtgactaatgtgtttacctgattgtttgactgattatttgtgcatatttgtgtttatgttacagacacatggactcgtcCGGCACTGGTGATTCAGACACCACAGGCCCTAGACCTATAGTATCAGACGACCTAGAGTCTTCAGAGCGCGAGGTTCACACATCCGACATTACTAGCATAGACGAggatgactttcagccctttgcgtTACCTGACGAGGCTGTtgagctcgctgatggccctttggccGGGGACCTACTGCTTGTAGAGATCCCTGCTCCCGTACCACTTGCTTCATATCCTGCGTATGATATGCTTCTCGACGCTGACGCTGATGGCGACGTCGATCTGTTTGATGATGAGCCCCTAGAGGATGAGgttcagggcgaggcccttctagctgcTGGAGATCTTTTGTTGATCGCAGATGCTcccgctgaggagtcacctgctcactctccggtcccagactctttcgagtctgtggcctccgcaccatCACACACTCAGAGTGCGCAGCACTTCTCTCATGGTTCAGACCCAGAcagggcatcctctgttgcccctgcTCCTAGCTTTGCTTTTGATCACGATGttgaggaggattccgatcctgtctttcccccagGATTCGACCCAGACCAGGAGATAGAGTTCATCCACTTGGATTAGCCTATGGTTGACCCAGTAGACCCAGTTGACCCTGCATTCGCTGACGATGCAGATTTTgatatggagtttgttgatcccgAGCCTGCCGTGGCCCTTGAGCCGGTAGCTGCTCCTGACCCagtgtttgagcatgaccctgttcatgctggcGCACACATTATCGAtcctgtgattgctgacccacccATTGATGATCACCTTGTTGATGCTCCACTACTGGAGGGTGaccatgttgttgctgctgatcatgttgatccccCACTTATCGCTGATGTACCTGCTGACCCTCTTGTTGCACCCCACCATGATCCTATGCCTGTTCAGTTTGATCGTGCACTTTTTGAGGCACAGATGGACCCACGAGATGAGCACGCCCAGCatgggtggattcctgctgatgatgagATTCCACATATTCCCCCTCCTGCCATCGATACACGTCACGTTGATACCTCTTTTACATTCCCTCAGTTCacacctccagctcgacctggagagggttcttcggctcaTCCTTTTGGACATGTACCGGTACCTATCCCAGTTATACCACCGTCTTCTACTACTATTCcccctgttccaccatttcctgtATCACCTTTCGATCTAGCCAGTGAGCCATTCCTTTGGTCGtcaccacctgttatgccaccgaccgacccctaccatcctttccacaTGGGATATTCcattgaggacgttttgatgtcatttgttgtccagcacgaggcacacacacggcgcattcaggagcttgagagagctcagctgccgccgtgccagtgtcagggtcagacccaccctaCATCTTCGCAGCACCCTCGACCTTTACCACCGGACTATGCTGCACGCCTTTtggcactagagcagcaggttgcttctttattgcgtacccagagagccatggaggaggactggctccagttgcgtcgtttgttctacacccattttccccctcctccaccgccatcagtgtagagctcttcagtaccgtatgggtagacgttggtgagaagacgaCGATTGCTTTTTtactgcacagcatttttggagactacattttgattctgacttttgtgacatgtatatggatgtattaacactgatttgatatagttttagactggggtgatgtagcccttagtcgatgATGATGTATGACACTATTATGTACCTGTACActttactatgtggtctcgatatatggcaatcgcagtattctcatcatatatgatgtttgattgattacttatgttttatgacatgggatgtggtgtgattgatgtatttgtaacatgagatgttatgtattattactatcattatatacgtacgctttattatggcctgaccaacgtgaacacatcttttagaagatgccgagacgtcaaacgccgatgcctaccaatgaggcagaactccagcaaatcatcgctgctgccatcgcgcaatacgccgcctctcaaggagggactagtggaagtaacTCAGGTAACgctggcaacaacaatccacctcatggtaatggcTAAGtgattaagacataccatgattCAATTGGATTTCCTTAGCAAGAATGCTAATGCCGTTCATATgttgtaatgtatgtgcagggtgcacctataagcagtttctagactgcaagcctgtcaactttgatggcacaagAGGTGTTGTCGCCTTTGTTcattgggctgagaaaactgaatctgttcttcgcatgagcaaatgtgcaccagACCAGAAAATCACCTatatttctgggctattcttggatggagccctatcttggtggaatttgcaagtgcagactcttggagaagctgctgcctacgcactAACATGggccgaactgaaggaacttatgcgcaaaaagtactgctctcgcgcggaaatccaaagattggaaactgagttttggcatttgaaaatagaaggtccaaagatcgcagaatacgttcagaggtttcatgacttatcgcatgtggtaccctatatggtcactccagaattcaagcgaattgaacgcttcatttggggtttagctccccaaatcataagcatggtgacctcctccaagcctgcaacaattactgaggcaattgatctgagcgtggctctcactgaggaggctatccgcctagACAAGTTTTCTAAcactgagccaaagaagaaggagactcacatcgagtcatcaggaggtaacaagcaGAAGTTCTCGAGCTTCAAGCAAGGCACCAGTGGAGTggtgtggttaagaaaggagaatcaagcacgccagctcaggttacagctggtagtggaaggaaaggaaaaggatatatgggcacccaacccaagtgtaatacctgccagcgacaccattctggccGTTGTAGTGTGAAggtatgtgaagcatgtggaaaacctggccacttgaaggaatcttgttgggccactgttggccagggaggccagggaggattcagaaacagaaacaataaccggggtgtaaatggaaatcgcccacaaggaaacaatggaggtaatgggaatcgaggcaacaatgtgAACCAAGCTGGTAATGCGAaccgaaacaacaacaatcaagctggaaatggaggtggaaacgggcaaagacctggatgctttaactgtggtgatgctgggcactacaagaggaactgcccagagttaaaccaagcccgtggaagagtctTCAATATTGAAgcgagggaagcacgccaggaccccaatgtcgttactggtacgttccctgtaaaccaacgctatgcatccgttctatttgatactggtgccgattatagcttcgtatcattagagtttaagaatatgcttgggttagccgctagtaagttagacattccgtactcaatcgaattggccaatggaaagttagtagaagccaatgaagttgtcagaggctgtgtgatcgaattgggaaaGCGtaagtttgctctggatctactacccgtccaattgggaagcttcgacgtagtggtaggaatggattggttatcaggcaacgaggctgagatagtttgtcacgaaaaggttgttcgtatcccaaccaaagatggtgaaacaattgtggttcacggagagaagcgtgatacgccgttaagaattatcagctgcctcaaagcgtgaaagtgtttgcagaagggatgtgctgcctttctggcacacattgtagataagaaagctgctgagccgaaaatcgaagacatccctgtcgtgagggaatatccagaagtcttcccagaggacttgcctggattgccacctcagaggcaagtagagtttcgcatcgacttagttccaggcgccgcgcctatggctaaggcaccttatcgacttgccacgtctgagatgcaggaattgtcgacacaacttcaagagttgttagacaagggattcatccgaccaagcttctcaccttggggagctccagttttgtttgtcaagaagaaggacggtagttttcgaatgtgcatcgactaccgggagttgaataagctgacgatcaagaataggtatcctctgccaaggatagatgatttattcgaccaactgcaaggttcaagcttttactcgaagatcgatttgcgatctggttaccatcagctaaggatacaagaggaaagtatcccgaaaacagacttcagaactcgttatggacactacgagttcctagttatgccgtttgggttgacaaacgcacctgcagtgttcatggatctgatgaatcgagtttgcaagccgtacttagataagttcgt
The sequence above is drawn from the Helianthus annuus cultivar XRQ/B chromosome 12, HanXRQr2.0-SUNRISE, whole genome shotgun sequence genome and encodes:
- the LOC110893448 gene encoding formin-like protein 14, with product MVDPVDPVDPAFADDADFDMEFVDPEPAVALEPVAAPDPVFEHDPVHAGAHIIDPVIADPPIDDHLVDAPLLEGDHVVAADHVDPPLIADVPADPLVAPHHDPMPVQFDRALFEAQMDPRDEHAQHGWIPADDEIPHIPPPAIDTRHVDTSFTFPQFTPPARPGEGSSAHPFGHVPVPIPVIPPSSTTIPPVPPFPPLVDDDV